From Candidatus Vondammii sp. HM_W22, one genomic window encodes:
- the lptG gene encoding LPS export ABC transporter permease LptG, protein MKLLDRYIRHTVVGNILITLLVLLILAGFFTLIDELGDIGQGDYTTQDAFLYVLLILPRRAYEIFPMGVLLGSLIGLGRLASNSELIAMRSAGVSLARIIVSVLKSGLLVIFLVLLIGEVVAPNTEQYAERMRAEKISKQITMKSRYGFWARDGHSFVNIRKILPGSQLQDIYIYEFSEKRELEVATHAGFAQYQGDHWLLKEIDQTRFTKDGVVSRKLEQATWDSLLNPSLLDVVVVRPTMLPVWGLYRYIGFMHDNGQEAVTYEVAFWSKIISPLVTLIMVFLAVPFVFGVLRSVGIGQRIFAGALLGITFFLLNKVFGQMAIVYGLNPLFAAAVPGLIFLSFGVWFVRKIH, encoded by the coding sequence GTGAAGCTGCTAGATCGATATATCAGGCATACAGTGGTTGGGAATATTCTGATTACCCTTCTGGTACTGCTTATTCTGGCCGGTTTTTTTACCTTGATAGATGAGCTGGGTGACATTGGACAGGGTGACTACACGACGCAAGACGCTTTTCTCTATGTACTGCTTATTCTTCCCCGGCGAGCCTATGAAATCTTCCCCATGGGAGTATTGCTCGGTAGCCTGATCGGGCTGGGCAGACTGGCAAGTAACTCTGAACTGATCGCCATGCGCTCTGCCGGAGTTTCTCTGGCGCGGATTATTGTCTCGGTGCTGAAATCCGGTCTGCTGGTGATTTTTCTGGTATTGCTGATCGGTGAGGTGGTTGCACCGAATACTGAGCAGTATGCGGAACGCATGCGGGCCGAGAAGATATCGAAACAGATTACAATGAAATCGCGTTATGGCTTCTGGGCCAGGGACGGGCACTCATTTGTCAATATACGGAAAATTCTGCCAGGCTCACAGCTGCAGGATATCTACATTTATGAGTTTTCCGAGAAGCGTGAGCTGGAGGTGGCAACCCATGCCGGATTTGCCCAATATCAGGGCGATCATTGGCTGCTGAAAGAGATTGACCAGACTCGGTTTACCAAGGATGGTGTCGTGAGCCGAAAGCTGGAGCAGGCGACTTGGGACTCACTGCTGAATCCGTCTCTGCTTGATGTGGTTGTGGTGCGGCCTACTATGCTGCCGGTGTGGGGCTTGTACCGATATATCGGTTTTATGCACGACAATGGGCAGGAGGCGGTCACCTATGAAGTTGCCTTCTGGAGTAAAATTATTTCACCGCTGGTGACGCTGATAATGGTTTTTCTTGCCGTCCCTTTTGTCTTTGGCGTACTGCGTTCAGTGGGCATTGGTCAGCGGATCTTTGCCGGCGCCCTGTTGGGGATCACTTTTTTTCTGCTGAACAAGGTGTTTGGCCAAATGGCGATCGTCTACGGCCTCAACCCGCTGTTTGCCGCAGCAGTGCCAGGACTGATATTCCTCTCTTTTGGCGTCTGGTTCGTCCGCAAAATTCACTGA
- the lptF gene encoding LPS export ABC transporter permease LptF: MLPIIDRYILREASKSFLAILTVLMLIVVSQSYISILEDAASGIISNEVLMRLLGLEVLQVLGPVAPPTFFFSILYTLGRMYRDSEMTALAAGGVGTFRVFRSFLLMALPVTALVAWLTISLLPWVNQNKEETIQSQQDESAELGTAVAGRFNEFSQGDLLFYVESISDDKSRMRNIFIQNRKHGKLGLVTAAEGYQYVDKETGGLYLVLNDGYRYEGSPGNSAYTVGDYEKYAIRIGEGKKAVKALPPKALPSGYLMRSEKISELSEFQYRLIFPTAIIVFTILCVPLSKSLPREGIYGSLMLAILFYFIFLNLQAVSGNWMVAGITPVWLGRWWVHPFMLTLGGLVILYKSHRFTAAMASRFRGKRP, from the coding sequence ATGCTACCCATTATTGACCGCTATATATTGCGGGAAGCCAGCAAATCCTTTCTTGCCATCCTGACGGTGCTGATGCTGATCGTCGTTAGTCAGAGCTACATCAGCATTCTCGAAGATGCAGCCTCCGGTATTATCAGCAACGAAGTGCTGATGCGACTGCTCGGCCTTGAGGTGCTTCAGGTACTTGGCCCAGTGGCTCCTCCCACTTTTTTCTTCTCTATTCTGTATACGCTCGGTCGTATGTACCGGGATAGCGAGATGACTGCACTGGCTGCGGGAGGAGTGGGGACTTTCAGGGTGTTTCGCTCGTTTCTCCTGATGGCGCTGCCGGTTACAGCACTAGTCGCCTGGCTTACCATAAGCCTGCTTCCCTGGGTCAACCAGAACAAGGAAGAGACCATACAGAGTCAGCAGGATGAGTCGGCAGAGCTGGGAACGGCGGTGGCGGGTCGCTTTAATGAGTTCAGTCAGGGTGACCTGCTGTTTTATGTTGAGTCCATATCCGATGACAAAAGCCGGATGCGGAATATTTTTATCCAGAACAGAAAACATGGGAAGCTGGGGTTGGTGACTGCGGCAGAGGGTTACCAATATGTAGATAAAGAGACAGGCGGGCTCTACCTGGTATTGAATGACGGCTACAGATATGAGGGGTCGCCGGGTAACAGCGCATACACCGTTGGGGATTACGAGAAGTATGCGATTCGCATTGGTGAAGGTAAAAAAGCGGTTAAGGCGTTGCCGCCAAAGGCGCTTCCAAGCGGGTATCTGATGCGCTCGGAAAAAATCAGTGAGCTGTCGGAGTTTCAATATCGCTTGATATTCCCCACAGCTATTATTGTTTTCACCATTCTTTGTGTTCCTTTGAGTAAATCACTGCCGCGTGAAGGCATATACGGTAGTCTGATGCTGGCTATTTTGTTCTATTTTATTTTTCTTAACCTTCAGGCCGTTTCAGGCAATTGGATGGTGGCAGGCATCACGCCGGTCTGGTTAGGGCGATGGTGGGTGCATCCGTTTATGCTGACTCTTGGCGGTTTGGTGATACTCTACAAGTCCCATCGTTTTACCGCTGCAATGGCCAGCCGCTTCAGGGGTAAGAGACCGTGA